In Zingiber officinale cultivar Zhangliang chromosome 6A, Zo_v1.1, whole genome shotgun sequence, a single genomic region encodes these proteins:
- the LOC121998159 gene encoding cocosin 1-like, whose translation MANSIALLFLSLALCFLLPSPSLAQFSFGQQGFGQPLLSQRRLGYRSQCQLERLAALEPTRRVPSEAGFTEYFDQLNEQLQCAGVVAYRRTIQPRGLVLPYYSNAPKLVYIVQGRGISGTVIPGCPESFQSLRQGFEQQWEEESESQSQRFRDEHQKVQFFREGDVLAYPAGVANWVYNNGEVPIIAIAVADTSSNANQLDRQHRQFLLAGRERQSQEQIAQVEERFQQQKGNNLLSGFELELLAEALGVDKEVVRKIQNLNDNRGDIVRVEKGLQMLEPQRRAEQEAQEQEREEREETQERRGSSCERNGLEETYCTLKNRQNIANPTLADYYNPRAGRLTSLNVQKLPILRFIQLSAERGVLRRNAIQPPHWNINAHSIMYVVRGSGRLQVVGHRGRTVFDGELRQGQLLVIPQQHIVIKKAQSEQFEWISFKTHENAFAGHIVGKTSVLRGIPVEVLMNSYRVSREEARRLKFNRGNEIAIFSPRQEKEDRATA comes from the exons ATGGCTAACTCCATAGCTCTCTTGTTTCTCTCCCTCGCTCTTTGCTTTCTCCTCCCTAGCCCCTCTCTCGCCCAATTCAGCTTTGGCCAGCAGGGCTTCGGCCAGCCGTTGTTGAGCCAACGTCGTCTTGGCTACCGGAGCCAATGCCAGCTCGAGCGCCTCGCCGCCCTCGAACCCACGCGTCGCGTGCCGTCGGAGGCTGGCTTCACCGAGTACTTTGACCAATTGAATGAGCAGTTGCAGTGTGCCGGCGTAGTCGCCTACCGCCGCACCATTCAGCCGAGAGGCCTCGTCTTGCCTTACTACTCCAATGCCCCTAAACTCGTCTACATAGTCCAAG GTAGGGGTATCTCTGGAACCGTGATTCCTGGTTGCCCAGAGTCATTCCAATCTCTACGACAAGGTTTTGAGCAACAATGGGAAGAGGAATCGGAAAGCCAGAGCCAGCGTTTCAGGGACGAGCACCAAAAGGTTCAATTCTTCCGCGAGGGCGATGTTCTCGCATATCCTGCCGGCGTCGCTAATTGGGTCTACAATAACGGTGAAGTTCCTATTATAGCAATCGCTGTCGCCGACACAAGCAGCAATGCCAACCAACTCGATCGCCAACACAGA CAATTTCTATTGGCGGGCAGAGAGAGGCAATCCCAAGAGCAAATCGCACAGGTAGAAGAGAGATTCCAGCAACAGAAGGGGAATAACCTCCTGAGCGGCTTCGAACTCGAACTACTGGCTGAGGCTCTGGGAGTCGACAAGGAAGTCGTGAGGAAGATTCAAAATCTAAACGATAACAGAGGTGACATTGTTCGCGTGGAGAAGGGGCTACAGATGTTGGAGCCACAGAGACGTGCTGAGCAGGAAGCTCAAGAGCAagagagagaggaaagagaagagacacAGGAGAGGAGGGGATCGTCATGCGAACGTAATGGATTGGAGGAAACCTACTGCACCCTCAAGAACAGACAGAACATAGCCAATCCCACTCTTGCCGACTACTACAATCCACGCGCTGGAAGACTGACTAGCCTCAACGTCCAAAAGCTTCCCATCCTTCGGTTCATCCAACTCAGTGCCGAAAGAGGAGTCCTTCGACGG AATGCAATTCAACCACCTCACTGGAATATCAATGCTCACAGTATCATGTATGTGGTAAGGGGAAGTGGTCGCTTGCAGGTGGTTGGCCACCGAGGTCGAACCGTGTTCGACGGTGAGCTCCGTCAAGGACAACTGTTGGTGATCCCACAACAGCACatagtgatcaagaaggcacaGAGCGAGCAATTCGAGTGGATCTCATTTAAGACCCATGAGAATGCGTTTGCGGGCCATATTGTGGGTAAAACATCTGTTCTTCGAGGGATTCCAGTGGAGGTGCTGATGAACTCCTACCGCGTCTCGAGGGAGGAGGCTCGGAGACTCAAGTTCAACAGAGGAAACGAGATCGCAATCTTTAGCCCCCGACAGGAGAAGGAAGATCGAGCTACTGCGTAA